One genomic region from Magallana gigas chromosome 3, xbMagGiga1.1, whole genome shotgun sequence encodes:
- the LOC105320188 gene encoding ATP-binding cassette sub-family F member 3: MADYEAVLTQCFPNIDSEIVHYVNGMLEDGHDDFNTSEDLYDAIGGILQGTDDSKTDDEIKNICEKLHSLMSSTNNKDSAAPVQKLLNAPVQISSLRTETEEIKQSNSIWLSKRDSNTIVDQKKLEKAEAQIKKKQDRKQDNKSKPTIQEEATACQQINKKDVKLDLSGTNRSMDVKIENFDIAFGEKQLISGASIHLIYGRRYGFVGRNGLGKTTLLKMISKGHLMIPSHISVLHVEQEVEGDETIALESVLECDEEREKLLREEKAISLQLSSSPSGDNMLSTRLSEIYQHLEAIEADKAPAKAAVILAGLGFTPRMQKMPTKEFSGGWRMRLALARALFSQPDLLLLDEPTNMLDMKAIIWLENYLQTWKSTIFVVSHDRSFLNAVATDILHLHSGVIDNYRGNYESFTKTREERLKNQQKEYEAQKEYRDHIQVFIDRFRYNANRATQVQSKLKLLEKLPELKPIEKESKVTLKFTDCEHLQHTVLQLDEMDFYYSKDKPIFKDLNLNTQSDSRICIVGENGAGKTTLLKILLGELEPVKGWRKANRSLCIGYFSQHHVDQLDMSMTSIELMAQRYPGKPSELYRNRMGAFGVSGELATRPVSSLSGGQKSRVAFALIDMLNPNFLILDEPTNHLDMETIEALGNAILKFQGGVVLVSHDERLIRMICKELWVVKDGTVKSLDGGFDEYRNIVEKELAENGI, encoded by the exons ATGGCAGACTATGAGGCAGTTTTGACGCAATGCTTTCCAAATATCGACTCAGAAATCGTTCATTATGTAAATG GTATGTTAGAAGATGGTCATGATGATTTTAATACGTCGGAGGATTTATATGATGCTATAGGTGGTATTCTACAAGGCACTGACGACAGCAAGACAGATGatgaaatcaaaaatatttgtgaaaaactTCACTCCTTGATGTCATC AACCAATAACAAAGACTCTGCTGCACCTGTACAAAAGTTACTAAATGCTCCAGTTCAGATATCCAGTCTTCGAACAGAAACTGAGGAAATCAAGCAATCCAACAGTATATGGCTTTCTAAAAGAGACAGCAATACA ATTGTTGATCAAAAGAAATTAGAGAAAGCAGAGGCACAAATAAAGAAGAAACAGGACAGAAAGCAAGATAACAAATCAAAACCAAC TATACAGGAGGAAGCCACTGCTTGCCAACAAATCAACAAGAAAGATGTCAAGCTGGATTTATCTGGAACAAACAGATCCATGGACGTCAAGATAGAGAACTTTGATATTGCATTTGGTGAAAA ACAGTTGATCTCTGGGGCATCAATTCATCTGATCTATGGTAGAAGATATGGCTTTGTTGGTAGAAATGGTCTAGGGAAAACCACACTGCTGAAAATGATTTCAAA AGGTCACTTGATGATCCCGTCACACATATCAGTTCTCCATGTGGAACAGGAAGTGGAGGGTGACGAAACGATCGCCCTGGAGAGTGTGCTGGAGTGTGAtgaggagagagagaaactTCTGAGGGAGGAGAAGGCTATCTCACTGCAACTGTCCTCAAG TCCAAGTGGTGATAACATGTTGTCCACACGGCTGTCGGAGATTTACCAGCATCTGGAGGCCATTGAGGCGGACAAGGCACCAGCCAAGGCGGCGGTGATTCTGGCAGGCCTGGGATTCACACCACGCATGCAGAAAATGCCCACCAA GGAGTTTTCTGGAGGTTGGAGAATGAGACTTGCCCTAGCCAGAGCTCTTTTCTCTCa aCCAGATCTTTTACTTCTTGATG AACCCACAAACATGTTGGACATGAAAGCCATTATCTGGCTAGAGAACTATCTACAG ACTTGGAAATCCACCATCTTTGTTGTGTCTCACGACCGATCGTTCTTAAATGCTGTGGCCACagacattttacatttacatagtGGTGTAATAGACAATTATCGTGGCAATTACGAGTCGTTTACCAAAACTCGGGAAGAACGGCTAAAGAACCAGCAAAAGGAATACGAGGCTCAGAAAGAGTACCGAGATCATATACAg GTGTTCATCGATAGATTCAGATACAATGCAAACAGGGCAACACAGGTACAGAGCAAGCTGAAGCTGTTAGAGAAACT acctGAACTGAAACCTATTGAGAAAGAGAGCAAAGTGACACTGAA GTTCACAGACTGTGAACACCTACAACACACGGTGCTACAGCTGGATGAAATGGACTTCTACTACTCCAAGGACAAGCCAATATTTAAGGACCTCAATTTGAACACTCAGTCTGACTCCAGGATCTGTATC GTGGGAGAGAATGGAGCTGGTAAGACGACCCTGTTGAAGATTTTGCTGGGGGAGCTGGAGCCAGTGAAGGGCTGGAGGAAGGCCAACCGGAGTCTGTGTATCGGCTACTTCAGTCAGCATCACGTCGACCAGCTGGACATGAGTATGACGTCCATAGAGCTGATGGCACAGCGCTACCCAG GGAAGCCTTCAGAGTTGTACAGGAACAGGATGGGGGCCTTTGGTGTATCAGGAGAGCTGGCCACTCGCCCCGTCTCCAGTCTGTCTGGGGGTCAGAAGAGCAGGGTGGCTTTCGCTTTGATTGACATGCTCAA TCCTAATTTCCTAATCCTTGATGAGCCGACGAACCATTTGGACATGGAAACGATAGAGGCTTTGGGGAATGCAATACTGAAATTCCAG GGAGGGGTGGTGCTGGTCTCCCACGACGAGCGACTAATCCGAATGATCTGTAAGGAGCTATGGGTGGTCAAGGATGGGACGGTCAAATCTCTGGATGGAGGCTTCGACGAGTACCGCAACATCGTGGAGAAGGAACTCGCCGAAAACGGCATTTGA
- the LOC136273541 gene encoding uncharacterized protein, with the protein MSLPVSVLPEGDKMIHLKTKMATCNLSSPMYNMMLILAGTEEEIAMRRTEMDICDYLYNQMTTVPLHKRTVGSVKEGLRMKSSDMDTLYFMTDQHVVGDLTDALSYDPATETVILMEYQEHIPGTVYLRIIHMHASIKGISTKSCIQKNSHTYLSSELFLENARSIYYGHNVTKHGPCQTNTVVENEYDGAVGFASRKWPMQANDWITRCLKFGWPEKQIVESILSSGCNFVPIGSRQSRQDIDPNLDLEWRLSFVQAEQALVRVVNHSQFLCYALLKIFLKEVLNKDVKEEEKLLCSYFLKTAMFWCIQTDPTYKWSRETFFQGFWKCYKLLLKWVYTGYCPNFFIPQNNLFVCKIIGADQERLFTQMYDLYCSGERCLAKCSSLRKLMNKYLVDPQACEVSAYISFGEYDRDSVVYNSMQSINGLLNQELRYDWKSLYNVCHMDVSNLSNFEQILITRHVINLYHRIAFVEQCYCHCKTKCNRNRQTYEKHKKVGVTLLRLTSEFGCASDPLYLALFHYIDGKFRHSLNILEETKPKLYQDYIFYWTEYRNKQPYEREMLGKPMSIKMKAAMAFDITILLSTEFSELDIEIWLIKESKLRRCLVISPFVLLHFLTFLCHHHLASPLAAQSLGELHTLVHADNGRYIVYYTRDIAWDILGICHHLSGNLDQALLAYYSSLQQTTFHFITEAVKRRILLLQIELQVQNKS; encoded by the exons ATGTCACTTCCTGTTTCAGTTTTACCTGAGGGAGATAAGATGAtccatttaaaaacaaa GATGGCGACCTGCAATCTCTCCTCCCCTATGTACAATATGATGCTGATATTAGCGGGAACGGAAGAAGAAATAGCCATGAGACGAACTGAGATGGATATATGTGATTATCTCTACAATCAAATGACTACTGTTCCTTTGCATAAAAGAACTGTTGGCAGTGTGAAAGAAGGTTTACGAATGAAAAGTTCAGATATggatactttgtattttatgaCTGACCAACATGTTGTTGGGGACCTAACAGACGCCCTGAGTTACGATCCAGCTACTGAAACTGTAATTCTGATGGAGTACCAAGAACACATCCCTGGGACAGTTTATCTACGCATCATACACATGCATGCCTCCATTAAAGGGATAAGCACAAAGTCCTGCATACAAAAGAACTCTCACACCTACCTAAGCAGTGAGCTGTTCTTGGAGAATGCCCGCTCTATTTACTATGGTCACAATGTGACTAAACATGGCCCTTGCCAAACTAATACAGTTGTTGAGAATGAATATGATGGTGCAGTTGGCTTTGCAAGTAGAAAATGGCCCATGCAAGCCAATGACTGGATTACAAGGTGTCTCAAGTTTGGGTGGCCTGAGAAACAAATCGTTGAGAGCATTTTATCCTCTGGATGTAACTTCGTGCCAATCGGCAGTAGACAGTCTCGCCAAGACATTGACCCAAATCTGGACTTGGAATGGCGTCTCTCCTTTGTTCAAGCAGAGCAGGCATTAGTGCGTGTTGTGAACCATTCccaatttctttgttatgctttacttaaaatatttcttaaagaaGTTCTCAACAAAGATGTAAAGGAAGAGGAGAAACTTCTCTGTTCTTATTTCCTGAAAACTGCAATGTTTTGGTGCATTCAAACTGATCCCACATATAAATGGTCAAGAGAAACCTTCTTCCAGGGTTTCTGGAAATGTTACAAGTTGTTGCTGAAGTGGGTCTACACAGGATATTGCCCAAACTTCTTCATACCACAGAACAATCTGTTTGTCTGTAAGATTATAGGAGCTGATCAGGAGAGGCTGTTCACACAAATGTACGACCTCTACTGCTCCGGAGAAAGATGCCTTGCCAAGTGCTCATCTCTTCGGAAACTCATGAACAAATATCTTGTCGATCCCCAGGCATGTGAAGTATCAGCATACATCAGTTTTGGTGAATATGATCGTGATTCTGTGGTCTACAATTCAATGCAAAGCATCAATGGGCTCCTTAATCAGGAGCTCAGGTACGACTGGAAATCATTGTACAATGTCTGCCACATGGATGTTTCAAATTTGTCAAACTTTGAACAAATTCTGATTACAAGACATGTTATTAATCTTTATCATCGAATAGCATTTGTGGAGCAATGCTATTGTCACtgtaaaacaaaatgcaacaGGAATAGGCAGACttatgaaaaacataaaaagGTCGGGGTTACACTGCTTCGGCTTACATCAGAGTTTGGCTGTGCATCTGATCCTTTATATTTAGcattatttcattatattgaTGGAAAATTCAGACATTCCTTAAACATCTTGGAGGAAACCAAACCAAAACTGTATCAAGATTACATTTTCTACTGGACTGAATATAGAAATAAACAACCTTATGAAAGAGAAATGTTAGGCAAACCAATGTCCATCAAAATGAAAGCAGCTATGGCATTTGATATAACTATACTACTTTCCACAGAATTCTCTGAGTTGGACATTGAGATATGGTTGATTAAGGAATCTAAGTTACGGAGATGTTTAGTCATTTCTCCCTTTGTGCTTCTGCACTTCCTGACCTTTCTGTGTCATCATCACCTAGCCAGCCCCCTGGCCGCCCAGTCCCTAGGGGAGCTACACACCCTGGTCCATGCAGACAATGGCCGCTACATTGTCTATTACACAAGAGATATCGCCTGGGACATCCTCGGCATTTGTCACCATCTATCGGGGAATCTAGACCAGGCCTTGCTTGCCTATTATTCCTCCCTACAGCAAACCACCTTCCATTTCATCACCGAGGCCGTAAAGAGGAGAATACTACTGCTTCAAATTGAGCTTCAAGTTCAGAACAAGTCTTGA
- the LOC105320190 gene encoding phosphoinositide 3-kinase regulatory subunit 4 encodes MGNQLTGIAPSQIQPVDQYLTDIPDYQYENSLGSTRFFKVARARTKEGLAVVKVFVIHDPSLPLTSHRNKLEDIHIRLQGSTSNCLPFQKAIHSDKAALLFRQYVKDSLYDRISTRPFLNRIEKKWLAFQLLCALNQCHKIKVCHGDIKAENVMITSWNWLLLTDFASFKPTYLPEDNPSDFSYFFDTSRRRCCYIAPERFVESGLKNQEGAGQTIDLTSNDEVKSGDITPPMDIFSAGCVICELFTEGTPPFDFSQLLAYRNGEYSPWKVLEKIDDNYIRDLVRHMIKKDPSHRLSAEEYMIQQRGKAFPEYFYTFLKIYLQQFVSTPLTPPDDRINKIKRDFPRIVKSICPQEERSEDNIGLVLIISLIISSSRKLHLCNTKLTALQLLLEASKFVTTDIILDRIIPYMLSFANDQFPRVRAEVIHVVTQCLLDVDSIPRSDANVFPEYIFPNITHLTQDPVVMVRAAYAENIAKLAETALRVLEMTQRIDLEETEEEESVDGLLYQANYDIELLTLQETIQQKVVTLLSDPDNSVKRTLLENGITKLCVFFGRQKANDVLLSHMITFLNDKTDWHLRGSFFDNIVGVAAYVGWQSCSILKPLLDQGLSDPEEFVVHKTLGALTALTELGLIQKSMLQEFLQEVVPFLAHPGIWIRQGAIGFISALTRMFNIADVHCKVLPALQPCLKKRVLQIDKEIFLLNALQSPIPRPVFDYILRVSQPDRLFDILRERQYMRSISRSSHRTTYSELDEAMSQVFKKLNSFGMDESHEDKILAMKDYVMKLHRSRAGSVETKHELGDSPGRFCIVGAGKAITRRHAELIKQKDPKQQGADQTTSSRSSKKVQSKEQSVNMNSEWKSMFGSNESDSSNASLSPKARTLQKTAESLEKKLNTSQTVSQTSSSSGSFVTMSQSQVSSEGSIRSVTEKGSDKNPITKYHNCKIALRNIVHKKRELYSAESKDLLEIAWERRPPPSNWKPKGLLVAHLQEHRAAINRIQVSHDHAFFASASNDGTVKLWESEKLEGNSVANRSKQTLKNTSLPGEKVKGLVFCEASGPSLSLATFTDLGAINIFKIETGKASWNKDLRVDKPDYGNIVDMTYFDTGAQSVLSYATVNGFLVGHDLRTNKEVWKLRNDPKAGLITSFAVHHSQCWLAVGTSSGTHICWDMRFQLPINSIVHPTGARVRRLIMHPQEQSWLISATQGNNEVSIWDVETGARQKVLWASPTPTLSLNQASHHSVYGLHMAVTDTNVFMLTGGSDMRARFWDLSYPANSFILAGAASDPVQQTGVNYRAKLVDGVEVIQELYTKKPVTNDDAPRRGPEAPPQGHRDIISDINLCQASQCMVITGSRDGVIKVWK; translated from the exons ATGGGGAACCAGCTGACAGGAATAGCCCCGTCTCAGATTCAGCCGGTGGATCAGTACCTAACGGACATTCCAGATTACCAATATGAAAACAG TTTGGGCAGTACCAGGTTCTTTAAAGTAGCCAGAGCTCGTACAAAGGAAGGCCTTGCAGTGGTGAAAGTCTTTGTCATTCATGATCCCTCGCTTCCTTTGACTTCTCATAGAAACAAATTAGAAG ACATTCACATCCGACTCCAAGGGAGCACCTCCAACTGTCTGCCATTCCAGAAGGCCATT CATTCTGACAAAGCTGCTTTGCTTTTCCGACAATATGTCAAGGACAGTTTGTATGACAGGATTAGCACACGCCCATTTCTGAACAGAATTGAGAAAAAATGGCTTGCCTTTCAGCTGTTATGTGCCCTGAATCAGTGCcataaaatcaaa GTGTGTCATGGGGACATAAAGGCAGAAAATGTCATGATCACCAGTTGGAACTGGCTTCTTCTCACTGACTTTGCCAGCTTCAAACCAACATACCTTCCTGAG GACAACCCTTCAGACTTCTCTTACTTCTTTGACACATCAAGGCGAAGATGTTGTTACATTGCCCCAGAGAGATTTGTTGAGAGTGGACTTAAAAACCAGGAAGGTGCAGGCCAAACTATAGATTTGACCTCTAATGATGAGGTCAAGTCAGGGGACATTACTCCACCGATGGATATATTCTCTGCAGG ATGTGTGATATGtgagctctttactgagggaacCCCTCCGTTTGATTTCTCTCAGTTACTGGCCTACAGAAATGGAGAGTACAGCCCTTGGAAGGTCCttgaaaaaattgatgacaACTACATCAGG GACTTGGTGCGTCACATGATAAAGAAGGATCCGTCTCACCGACTGTCTGCGGAGGAATACATGATACAGCAGAGAGGGAAGGCGTTCCCCGAGTACTTCTACACCTTCCTCAAGATCTACCTCCAACAGTTCGTCTCCACCCCCCTCACCCCGCCCGACGACCGCATCAACAA GATTAAGAGGGATTTCCCTCGGATTGTGAAAAGTATTTGTCCTCAAGAGGAGCGATCCGAGGACAACATTGGTCTGGTCCTCATCATCTCACTGATTATTTCTAGCTCCAGGAAATTACAC CTCTGTAACACAAAACTGACGGCCTTACAACTCCTGCTGGAAGCATCAAAGTTTGTCACAACTGACATCATTCTGGACAGAATCATTCCATATATG TTGAGTTTCGCCAATGACCAGTTCCCACGTGTGAGGGCGGAGGTCATCCATGTGGTCACCCAGTGTCTGCTAGACGTTGACTCCATTCCAAGAAG TGATGCCAATGTGTTTCCTGAGTACATCTTTCCAAACATA ACCCACCTGACCCAGGACCCTGTGGTTATGGTCAGAGCGGCATATGCTGAAAACATCGCCAAGTTAGCCGAGACAGCTCTCAG GGTTCTAGAGATGACCCAGAGGATTGACCTTGAAGAGACGGAAGAGGAGGAATCGGTGGACGGACTGTTATATCAG GCTAACTACGACATTGAACTGCTGACTTTACAAGAGACCATTCAGCAGAAGGTCGTGACCTTGCTCAGTGACCCAGATAACAGCGTCAAGCGGACACTGCTGGAGAACGGAATCACGAAGCTCTGTGTGTTCTTCGGGCGACAGAAAG CCAATGATGTTCTCCTGTCACACATGATAACTTTCCTCAATGACAAG ACTGACTGGCACCTGCGGGGCTCGTTTTTTGACAACATAGTGGGCGTGGCAGCGTATGTGGGTTGGCAGAGTTGTTCCATTCTGAAACCACTTCTGGATCAG GGCCTGAGTGACCCAGAAGAGTTTGTGGTCCATAAAACCCTGGGGGCCCTCACAGCCCTGACAGAACTCGGTCTGATTCAGAAATCCATGCTTCAGGAGTTCTTGCAGGAAGTTGTCCCTTTTTTAGCACACCCT GGGATCTGGATTCGTCAAGGCGCCATCGGATTTATCTCGGCCCTGACCAGAATGTTTAACATTGCTGACGTCCACTGCAAGGTGTTACCGGCCCTACAGCCCTGTCTCAAGAAACGGGTCCTACAGATTGACAAAGAG ATTTTCCTGCTAAACGCTCTACAGAGCCCGATTCCACGCCCAGTGTTTGACTATATCCTGAGGGTGAGTCAGCCGGACAGGCTGTTTGATATCCTGAGGGAGAGGCAGTATATGAGATCCATCAGCAGATCTAGTCACCGAACCACTTACTCGGAGTTAGATGAAGCCATGTCTCAG GTGTTTAAAAAGTTGAATTCCTTTGGGATGGATGAATCCCATGAAGACAAGATTCTT gccATGAAAGACTATGTAATGAAGTTACACAGGTCCAGGGCAGG TTCTGTGGAGACTAAACATGAACTGGGGGATTCCCCCGGGAGGTTCTGTATTGTTGGTGCTGGAAAGGCCATCACCCGCAGACATGCTGAACTGATAAAGCAGAAAGATCCAAAACAACAAGGGGCGGATCAAACTACTTCAAG TCGATCGTCCAAGAAGGTGCAGTCAAAAGAACAGTCTGTCAACATG AACTCTGAGTGGAAGAGCATGTTTGGTTCTAATGAGTCCGACTCATCAAATGCCAGCCTGTCACCGAAGGCCCGGACGCTACAGAAGACGGCGGAGAGTCTGGAGAAGAAACTAAACACTTCACAGACTGTGAGTCAAACATCATCGTCATCAGGAAGCTTTGTTACAATGTCACAGAGTCAGGTGTCATCAGAGGGCTCCATTAGGTCGGTCACAGAGAAAGGCTCGGACAAAAACCCCATCA CAAAATATCACAATTGTAAGATAGCCCTGAGAAACATAGTCCACAAGAAGCGAGAGCTTTACTCGGCCGAGTCGAAAGACCTGCTGGAGATTGCATGGGAGAGGCGGCCCCCACCCAGTAACTGGAAGCCCAAGGGGCTGTTAGTGGCCCACCTACAGGAGCACAGAGCCGCAATCAacag GATACAGGTGTCACACGACCATGCATTCTTTGCCTCGGCCTCCAATGATGGCACTGTCAAATTGTGGGAATCGGAGAAACTAGAGGGAAACAGTGTAGCCAACCGTTCTAAGCAAACTCTGAAGAATACTTCCTTACCAG GAGAGAAGGTGAAGGGGCTGGTTTTCTGTGAAGCTTCGGGTCCTTCCCTATCACTGGCGACATTCACAGACCTGGGCGCCATAAACATCTTCAA GATAGAGACGGGAAAAGCCAGCTGGAACAAAGACCTGAGAGTGGACAAGCCGGACTACGGCAACATTGTGGACATGACCTACTTTGATACGGGGGCCCAGTCTGTACTGTCCTACGCCACGGTCAATGGGTTCCTGGTGGGTCACGACCTACGGACCAACAAGGAGGTCTGGAAGCTCAGGAACGACCCCAAAGCAG GCCTGATCACCTCCTTCGCTGTCCACCATTCCCAGTGCTGGCTGGCGGTCGGTACCAGTAGCGGCACACACATCTGCTGGGACATGAGATTCCAACTACCCATCAACTCTATTGTACACCCCACAG GTGCCCGGGTACGGAGACTGATCATGCACCCCCAGGAACAGTCCTGGTTGATATCAGCAACCCAGGGGAACAACGAGGTGTCTATATGGGATGTGGAGACAGGGGCCAGACAGAAAGTTCTGTGGGCGAGTCCTACACCCACCCTCAGTCTGAATCAG GCGAGTCATCACTCTGTGTACGGTCTACACATGGCGGTCACCGACACTAACGTCTTCATGCTGACCGGGGGGTCAGACATGCGGGCCCGCTTCTGGGACCTCTCCTACCCTGCCAACTCCTTCATCCTGGCGGGGGCGGCTAGTGACCCTGTACAACAAACAGGAGTCAACTACAG GGCTAAACTTGTAGATGGGGTGGAAGTGATTCAGGAGCTGTACACAAAAAAGCCGGTCACCAATGACGACGCCCCACGCAGAGGTCCAGAGGCCCCACCCCAGGGACATCGTGACATCATCAGTGACATCAACCTGTGCCAGGCCTCTCAGTGTATGGTCATCACTGGGTCCAGGGACGGGGTCATCAAGGTGTGGAAGTAA